A region of Shewanella psychromarinicola DNA encodes the following proteins:
- a CDS encoding DUF2971 domain-containing protein — MKNYINIDVADIDKKIYRVMTVERLLEMFETSQNVLVQPSLWDDPFENFLFNTPVLRKNGDEYISILRDRAYGQCWSLNIESDAMWRIYSPGKNGVKIQTTVRDLFNSLYRSVSEYPKISCFIGKVDYHSKSKLTSLAKEVRDNGGHIGGSFNQAKSLLMKRVAFKHEKEVRLIYLDPKNSTERNIYPYHFNPLLNVKSMTFDPRMNESLYRVYKKHIESLGFSGKIIQSGLYKELKLI, encoded by the coding sequence ATGAAAAATTACATTAATATTGATGTAGCTGATATAGATAAGAAAATCTACCGAGTAATGACAGTAGAGCGCTTGCTTGAAATGTTCGAAACAAGCCAAAATGTCTTAGTGCAACCCAGCCTGTGGGATGACCCATTTGAAAACTTCTTATTTAATACTCCAGTTCTTAGAAAAAATGGAGATGAGTATATTTCGATACTCAGAGATAGAGCATACGGGCAATGTTGGTCACTGAATATCGAGAGTGATGCCATGTGGCGAATATACTCGCCTGGAAAAAATGGAGTGAAAATTCAAACGACGGTGAGGGACTTATTTAACTCGCTGTACCGCAGTGTTTCTGAATACCCAAAGATCTCGTGCTTTATAGGTAAGGTTGATTATCATTCAAAAAGCAAACTAACCAGTTTAGCCAAAGAAGTACGTGATAATGGAGGACACATTGGGGGAAGCTTCAACCAAGCCAAATCGTTGTTGATGAAACGCGTAGCCTTCAAGCATGAAAAAGAGGTTCGCCTAATTTACCTTGATCCCAAAAACAGTACAGAGAGAAATATATATCCATATCACTTTAATCCACTGCTAAACGTGAAATCTATGACGTTCGACCCTAGAATGAATGAAAGCTTATATAGGGTCTATAAGAAACATATTGAAAGCTTAGGGTTTTCAGGGAAAATCATTCAATCAGGCTTGTATAAAGAATTGAAGCTAATATGA
- a CDS encoding pentapeptide repeat-containing protein yields the protein MRNKSKSRPEHSKVDWRNLVKDGESFRKFKFFSARFEFSKLTNCNFSAVSAKRSCFIKADLSGSDFTGANLEGANFGGANLTNVNFKGAVLKHTNFENANVVGANFLNASIKMAKKLKLSDAQIREIEEANQAQKDRTAADLAARKAKKSLNQ from the coding sequence ATGCGCAATAAAAGTAAAAGTCGTCCTGAACATAGTAAAGTCGATTGGAGAAATTTGGTTAAGGATGGGGAGAGTTTCCGTAAGTTTAAGTTTTTTAGTGCGCGATTTGAGTTTAGTAAATTAACTAATTGTAATTTTTCTGCGGTTTCTGCAAAACGTTCATGTTTTATTAAAGCAGACTTATCAGGAAGTGATTTTACAGGAGCAAATTTGGAAGGCGCTAATTTTGGAGGCGCAAACTTAACAAATGTTAATTTTAAAGGTGCAGTTTTAAAACATACAAATTTTGAAAATGCCAATGTTGTTGGGGCAAACTTTCTTAATGCGAGTATTAAGATGGCTAAAAAGCTAAAACTATCAGATGCTCAAATACGTGAAATTGAAGAAGCAAATCAAGCGCAAAAAGATAGAACCGCTGCGGATCTTGCAGCAAGGAAAGCAAAAAAATCGCTGAATCAATAA
- a CDS encoding tyrosine-type recombinase/integrase yields MNAHEQQRFDCLYEQHLTNLTLQGKRPATIDAYSRAVRRISAYFDCCPDNLSTDDLKRYFADLIASHSWSTVKLDRNGLQFFYRYVLNQHWEWLSIVKPPQVKRLPDILTPAEVSIVISLTHKLRYQVCFLTLYSMGLRLGEAISLQVGDIDSALMQVHIRDAKGGKDRLVPLPQRTLLALRYYWQTHRHPRHVFPGKDGKPGSMIDKGGIQKALKRVINDCNIHKSISPHNLRHSYATHLLEQGLDLRSVQHLLGHNSLNTTARYTRLTTITRKNTVLSVNQLTDNLVLKWECDS; encoded by the coding sequence ATGAACGCTCACGAACAACAACGCTTTGATTGTCTTTATGAACAACATCTTACCAATTTAACGCTGCAAGGCAAGCGGCCTGCTACCATCGACGCTTATAGCCGCGCTGTCAGGCGTATTAGTGCTTATTTTGACTGTTGCCCTGATAACCTTTCAACCGATGATTTAAAACGCTACTTCGCTGATTTAATTGCCTCTCACTCCTGGAGCACCGTAAAACTCGACCGTAATGGATTACAGTTTTTCTATCGATATGTTCTTAACCAGCACTGGGAGTGGCTGAGTATTGTGAAGCCTCCGCAGGTTAAACGTTTACCCGATATATTGACCCCTGCCGAAGTATCCATCGTCATTAGCCTCACCCATAAGCTGCGATATCAAGTGTGCTTTTTAACCCTTTACAGTATGGGGTTGCGCCTCGGCGAAGCAATTTCATTGCAGGTTGGCGATATCGATTCCGCGTTGATGCAGGTGCATATTCGTGACGCCAAGGGCGGTAAAGACAGGCTGGTCCCTTTACCTCAACGCACATTACTTGCACTGCGATATTACTGGCAAACCCATCGCCATCCCCGGCATGTATTTCCCGGTAAAGATGGCAAGCCAGGTTCAATGATAGATAAAGGCGGTATTCAAAAAGCACTAAAGCGAGTGATTAACGACTGCAACATCCACAAATCCATCAGCCCACATAATTTACGTCACAGCTATGCGACTCATCTGCTCGAACAAGGGTTAGATTTACGCTCAGTACAGCACTTACTCGGCCACAACAGCCTTAACACTACCGCACGCTATACCCGCCTCACCACCATCACCCGCAAGAACACTGTCCTGTCAGTTAACCAGCTCACTGATAATTTGGTGCTTAAGTGGGAGTGTGACTCATGA
- a CDS encoding IS91 family transposase yields MTFIDILRDHLDAFNQAYDGQITPSMRQAINAMLSCRSHSQRASHWACQGCTHTADFPLSCGHRSCPQCQYNTTADWLTKQQAKLLPVDYFMVTFTLPFELRVVAKYHPEALYPAMFAVAASVLKDFALNSPKLAGDIGFTGVLHTHSRRRDLHPHIHFIIPAGSFNKTQQHWKKNKGKYLFNAFNIANVWRARLLEYLAKLNLTLPTSLPKKWVVDCQHVGKGLPALQYLSRYLYRGVLADKNIKSHVDDNVSFEYEDSQTKSTKVRTLPAIEFLWLILQHVLPKGLRRVRDYGLLRGNAKKLRLQIQLMLAVAGATFPIIPEIKRRLATRSCPCCQQPMRFMGVVARPTNLMTST; encoded by the coding sequence ATGACATTCATCGATATTTTACGTGACCATCTTGATGCCTTTAATCAGGCTTATGATGGCCAAATTACCCCGTCAATGCGCCAAGCGATTAATGCCATGCTCAGTTGCCGCTCTCATTCCCAAAGAGCCAGCCACTGGGCTTGCCAGGGTTGCACGCATACCGCTGACTTTCCGCTGTCATGTGGTCATCGCAGCTGCCCGCAATGTCAGTACAACACCACGGCAGATTGGCTCACTAAGCAACAAGCCAAGTTACTGCCCGTCGACTATTTCATGGTGACTTTTACATTGCCATTTGAGCTGCGTGTTGTGGCTAAATATCACCCAGAAGCGCTCTATCCAGCCATGTTTGCCGTCGCTGCCAGTGTGCTCAAAGACTTTGCCCTTAACTCACCAAAGCTTGCCGGTGATATTGGTTTCACCGGCGTGCTGCATACTCACAGCCGGCGACGGGATTTACATCCGCATATTCACTTTATTATTCCTGCGGGCAGTTTTAACAAAACTCAACAGCACTGGAAAAAGAACAAAGGCAAATACCTGTTCAACGCCTTTAATATCGCCAATGTCTGGCGTGCACGCTTGCTGGAGTATTTGGCAAAGCTTAATCTCACACTGCCAACCTCACTGCCCAAAAAGTGGGTAGTAGACTGCCAACATGTGGGCAAAGGCTTGCCTGCACTGCAGTATTTATCACGCTATCTTTATCGCGGCGTACTGGCTGACAAAAATATCAAAAGTCATGTCGATGACAACGTGAGTTTCGAGTATGAAGACAGCCAAACAAAGTCGACAAAAGTACGCACCTTACCCGCCATAGAATTTCTCTGGTTAATACTGCAACACGTATTACCGAAGGGATTAAGGCGAGTGCGTGACTATGGATTACTCAGAGGTAACGCCAAAAAGCTCAGGCTACAAATACAGCTTATGCTGGCAGTTGCAGGGGCAACGTTTCCAATCATTCCTGAGATAAAGCGCAGATTAGCAACCCGCAGTTGCCCCTGTTGCCAGCAACCAATGCGCTTTATGGGCGTAGTGGCACGACCGACAAACTTAATGACCTCAACCTAA
- a CDS encoding transposase, translated as MPRKPRVCPIGIPQHLIQRGNNRHVCFTSEQDFRAYAGWLKEYSRKFHVDIHAWVFMTNHVHLLCTPQKANAVSLMMQSLGRQYVRYFNYTYKRTGTLWEGRFKSCLVQTEEYLIQLYRYIELNPVRANMVNDPAEYIWSSYQINALGKTSQLCTPHQVYLSISNDSQARQSSYRALFQHQLDAKMINDIRQATNKGMVIGSDTFKDQIEKLTGKSMHPKKMGRPFKVIE; from the coding sequence ATGCCTAGAAAACCTAGAGTCTGCCCCATAGGTATTCCTCAACACCTTATTCAGCGAGGTAATAATCGCCATGTTTGCTTCACGTCTGAACAAGATTTCAGAGCCTATGCAGGCTGGCTAAAAGAATACTCACGTAAATTTCATGTCGATATTCACGCGTGGGTATTTATGACAAATCATGTTCATTTGCTTTGTACTCCTCAAAAAGCGAATGCTGTTAGCCTTATGATGCAATCACTTGGTAGACAATATGTGAGGTATTTTAATTACACATACAAACGTACCGGGACACTTTGGGAAGGTCGTTTCAAGTCTTGCTTAGTGCAAACTGAAGAGTACTTAATCCAACTATATCGTTATATTGAACTCAACCCTGTAAGAGCGAATATGGTTAATGACCCTGCCGAATATATATGGTCGAGCTATCAAATTAACGCCCTAGGTAAAACCTCTCAGCTTTGTACTCCACATCAGGTTTACCTTTCAATAAGCAACGACTCTCAAGCAAGGCAATCATCTTACCGAGCCCTATTTCAACATCAATTAGATGCAAAAATGATTAACGATATTCGTCAAGCAACCAATAAAGGCATGGTAATCGGCAGCGACACATTTAAAGACCAAATAGAAAAACTAACGGGGAAAAGCATGCATCCAAAGAAAATGGGACGCCCTTTTAAGGTGATAGAATAA
- a CDS encoding nuclease-related domain-containing protein encodes MTSLFTNVFAIGILLSGMFLMIGIMFLLLKYRDHTVKLPVDREQLLRIPAFGLQQQIQELQFDLLGGLTMAVVVVSFPFATESIQKHITEKSFPYLFAIVAVIGLIYCGRKTWKTFSKLTKLRLGHTAEIATANELIGLQALGYQVFHDIQADGFNIDHLAIGKNGVFAIETKGRHKRKRDSKATSATKGKDYQLCYKDGRLCFPSWTEIKAIVQVIRQAIPSKVQVSQWLTKATGQPVFASPVLVFPGWYVTNQTRPPFPILNHKQLVKTLPFIRTQSLSQQQVDAIVYQVAQRCLGKS; translated from the coding sequence ATGACAAGCTTGTTTACCAATGTATTCGCCATCGGCATATTGCTTTCGGGCATGTTTTTGATGATAGGCATAATGTTCTTGCTGCTTAAATACCGTGATCACACGGTTAAACTGCCGGTAGATCGCGAGCAACTTCTGCGCATCCCTGCATTTGGCCTACAGCAACAAATTCAAGAGTTACAATTTGATCTACTCGGTGGCTTAACCATGGCCGTGGTGGTAGTGAGCTTTCCGTTTGCCACCGAGAGTATTCAAAAGCATATTACTGAAAAATCATTCCCATACCTTTTCGCCATAGTTGCCGTTATTGGACTGATTTATTGTGGACGTAAAACATGGAAAACCTTCTCAAAACTCACTAAATTACGCTTAGGTCACACAGCAGAAATCGCCACTGCCAACGAGCTAATAGGCTTACAAGCTTTAGGCTATCAAGTATTTCACGACATACAAGCCGACGGCTTTAACATCGACCATTTAGCCATAGGTAAAAATGGCGTATTCGCCATCGAAACCAAGGGCCGCCACAAACGCAAACGCGACAGTAAAGCGACTAGTGCCACTAAAGGTAAAGACTACCAACTATGTTATAAAGACGGCCGCTTATGCTTTCCATCGTGGACTGAAATTAAAGCAATCGTTCAAGTAATTCGCCAAGCAATCCCTAGTAAAGTGCAGGTCAGCCAATGGTTAACTAAAGCCACAGGCCAGCCAGTGTTTGCAAGCCCAGTACTGGTATTCCCCGGCTGGTACGTCACCAACCAAACTCGGCCACCGTTCCCCATCCTAAATCATAAGCAGTTGGTCAAAACGTTACCCTTTATCAGGACTCAATCACTCAGCCAACAGCAGGTCGATGCGATCGTGTATCAAGTGGCGCAGAGATGTTTGGGGAAGAGCTAG
- a CDS encoding DUF2971 domain-containing protein, producing the protein MESFYKYCPISSHDNLEEQYSLINLFENQASFSRRKNFNDLFDSEVEILRPSRDRVRRTYQKLSGESKRTFKRLFMGENANHNFDLLIKSIEDALDSYLFYCVTDNPVNNLMWSHYANSHNGFCIEWNGDAMSPEKVRYQDQLPTLELLELLESTIGLRTKDEIASQAWVSLKIKLKEWEYESEYRINLSNSAQNLVVKDLGKLALVKFQPEWIKSIIFGYRMPEKTRDYIRKNMPKNTTYQEVVISRNGNGLELKKMA; encoded by the coding sequence ATGGAAAGTTTCTACAAATATTGTCCAATTAGTTCACATGATAATTTGGAAGAACAGTATTCATTAATTAACCTGTTTGAAAATCAGGCATCTTTCTCTCGGAGAAAGAATTTTAATGATTTGTTTGATTCAGAAGTTGAGATTCTTCGCCCTTCGAGAGATCGAGTACGTAGAACTTATCAAAAATTATCTGGTGAATCTAAGCGTACTTTTAAACGCCTATTCATGGGTGAAAATGCGAATCATAACTTCGATCTTTTGATTAAAAGTATCGAAGATGCTTTAGATAGTTATTTATTCTATTGCGTCACTGATAATCCTGTAAATAATTTGATGTGGTCCCATTATGCTAACTCTCATAATGGTTTTTGTATCGAATGGAACGGTGATGCAATGTCACCTGAGAAAGTAAGATATCAAGACCAATTGCCCACTCTTGAACTTCTGGAGTTGCTCGAATCAACAATTGGGTTGCGAACTAAAGATGAAATCGCTTCTCAGGCTTGGGTTTCATTGAAGATTAAGCTTAAAGAATGGGAGTATGAGTCAGAGTATCGTATTAACTTAAGTAATAGTGCTCAAAACCTAGTAGTGAAAGATTTAGGAAAGCTGGCGTTAGTCAAGTTTCAACCAGAATGGATAAAGTCAATTATTTTTGGCTATCGTATGCCTGAAAAAACAAGAGACTATATTCGTAAGAATATGCCGAAAAACACCACCTATCAAGAAGTAGTTATCTCTAGAAATGGCAATGGATTAGAGCTAAAAAAAATGGCATAA
- a CDS encoding DmsE family decaheme c-type cytochrome: MMNKCIITTLLCGIFAFACLSLSVQAAPWNQLTGEQLEQQLTEKFAQGKYSNKGADSCLMCHKKNDKVMAIFDGVHGSSSQQGSPMAGLQCEACHGPLGAHNKGGKEPMIAFGKESKLSAQSQNSVCLGCHNDPKQMAWHSSSHNLDEVACSDCHNIHTDKDPVMDKLTVNDTCTSCHTQQKSDMNKRSSHPMKWDQMTCIDCHNPHGSMSESALNHATVNDTCYSCHGEKRGPVLWEHAPVTENCANCHNPHGSVNEAMLTQRAPQLCQQCHMDDGHASRVVQQSGSDAFGGGKSCLNCHSQIHGSNHPAGSKLQR, encoded by the coding sequence ATGATGAACAAATGTATTATCACTACGTTACTTTGTGGGATATTCGCTTTCGCGTGTTTATCCCTCTCAGTTCAGGCGGCCCCCTGGAATCAACTCACTGGTGAACAACTGGAACAGCAACTGACGGAGAAATTTGCTCAAGGTAAATACTCTAACAAAGGTGCCGACTCTTGCCTGATGTGTCATAAGAAAAATGACAAGGTCATGGCGATATTCGATGGCGTGCACGGTAGCTCGAGCCAACAGGGTTCGCCTATGGCGGGTCTGCAATGCGAAGCCTGTCATGGCCCGTTAGGTGCACATAACAAAGGCGGTAAGGAGCCGATGATCGCCTTTGGCAAAGAGAGCAAGCTTTCTGCTCAAAGTCAGAACAGCGTCTGCCTAGGTTGCCATAACGATCCTAAGCAGATGGCATGGCATAGCAGCAGCCACAATTTAGACGAGGTGGCCTGCAGTGATTGTCATAATATTCACACCGACAAAGATCCGGTTATGGACAAGCTTACGGTTAATGACACCTGTACCTCTTGTCACACGCAGCAAAAATCTGACATGAATAAGCGCTCATCTCACCCGATGAAGTGGGATCAAATGACCTGTATCGATTGTCATAACCCACACGGTTCTATGAGTGAAAGTGCGCTGAATCACGCCACTGTGAATGACACTTGTTATAGCTGTCATGGCGAAAAACGTGGCCCTGTTTTATGGGAGCATGCGCCAGTGACAGAAAATTGTGCCAACTGTCATAACCCCCATGGCAGCGTTAACGAAGCCATGCTCACCCAAAGAGCACCACAACTGTGTCAGCAATGTCATATGGATGATGGTCATGCAAGCCGTGTTGTACAACAAAGCGGAAGTGATGCGTTTGGCGGCGGTAAGAGTTGCCTCAATTGCCATAGCCAGATCCATGGCTCCAATCACCCAGCCGGCAGCAAGCTGCAGCGCTAA